Genomic segment of bacterium:
ACGTGGCAGTGGGATTTCAGTGTTAGCGTTGCCGTTCAGGGCAACTATGCCTATGTGGCGACGGACCACTCCGGCCTGCGGATTGTGGACATCAGCAATTCTTCTCAGCCGGTAGAAAGGGGCTTCTACGACACGCCGGGCGATGCCTATGGCGTGGCGGTGGCGGGGAACTACGCCTACGTGGCGGACGGGACCGGGCTGCGGGTGATCAATGTCATCGTTCCTTTCCGGCCGGTGGAAAGGGGCTTCTGCGGCACACCAGGCGTTGCCTATGCCGTGGCGGTGGCGGGAAACTACGCCTATGTAGTGGACCAGAATGCTCTGCGGGTGATTGATGTCAGCAATCCCTCCCAGCCGGTGGAGACGGGCTTCTTTGACTCGCCGGGCATTGCCTGGGGCGTTGCGGTGGCAGGGAACTACGCATACGTAGCGGACGGCGAAACCGGTTTGCGAATTGTGGATATCAGCAATCCTTCCCAGCCGGTAGAGGCGGGCTTCTACAATACGCCGGGCAATGCCCGAGGTGTGGCGGTGGTGGGCAGCTACGCCTATGTAGCGGATGGCACCGCCAGTCTCCGGGTAATTGATGTCAGCAATCCCACTCAGCCGGTAGAGGCGGGCTTCTGCAACACACCGAGCTATGGCGTGGCGGTAGTCGGAAACTATGCCTATGTAGTGGACGGGAATGCTCTGCGGGTGATTGATGTCAGCAACCCCACTCAACCAGTGGAGACAGGTTTCTACCTTACGCCGGGCAATCCCTATGGCGTGGCAGCCGTGGGAACCTTCGCTTATCTGGCTGACGGCAACAGCGGTCTGCGGATCGTGGATGTCAGCAATCCTGCCCAACCGGAGGAGGCGGGATTCCATGACACACCTGGCTATGCCTATGGGGTAGCGGTGGCGGGAAACTACGCATATGTGGCGGACGGCCTTGCGCGTCTGCGGATCGTGGACATCAGCAATCCTGCCCTGCCGGTCGAGGCGGGCTTCTGCAACACGCCGGGCTATGCCTATGGGGTAGCGGTGGCGGAGAACTATGCCTATGTAGCGGACGGCCCCCTCGGTCTGCGGGTGATTGATGCCAGCAATCCTTCCCAGCCGGTGGAGACTGGCTTCTATGATACACCTGGCTATGCCTACGGGGTAGCGGTGGCGGGAAACTATGCATACGTAGCGGATGACGTAGCCGGTCTGCGGGTGATCAATGTCAGCAATCCTTCCCAACCTGTGGAGACGAGCTTCTATGCCACTCCGGGCTTTTCCAGAAGTGTGGCGGTGGCAGGGAACTATGCCTATGTGGCAGACGGGACGAGCCTGCGGGTGATTGATATCAGCAATCCTTCCCAGCCAATAGAGGCGGGCCACTATGACATGCCGGGCGGTGCCCTGGGCGTGGCGGTAGCGGGGAACTTTGCCTATATAGCGGCTCCATTCACTGGTCTACGGGTAATTGATGTCAGCAATCCTTCCCAGCCGGTGGAGCTGGGCTTTTTCTACACGCCCAGCACTGCCTATGGCGTGGCGGTGGTGGGGAACTACGCATATGTGGCGGATGCTACCGCCGGGCTGCGGGTGATCAATGTCAGCAATCCCGCTCAACCGGTGGAAACAGGGTATTACGACACTCCGGGCTATGCCTATGGCGTGGCGGTGGCGGGGAGTCATGCCTACGTGGCGGATGCGAGTAATCTGGGCATCTACGATTGCTCGGCGGCACTCGGCACATCCGAGTCGTTCACCGCTCATCCCTCATCGTTCGTTCTTTCCACTTATCCGAATCCGTTCAATGCCGTGACCACGATTGCCTTTGATCTGCCGCGGGCCGGTCGCGTAGAGCTGGATGTGTTCGATATCACCGGACGCTGGGTGTATCGTCTGACGGACGGGTTGTATGCGGAGGGAAGTCATACCGTGATCTGGGATGCAACGGGTGTGGCGAGCGGCACCTATCTTTGCCGTCTGACCGCGGACTCGTGGCAGGGCACGCGCAAGATGCTCCTGCTCAAGTAGCTCTTCCGGGCGCAACGCCTTGCGTCTCGACAACGAATCACGAACTTCTCACTTCGGGCGGCCTTGCAGGGCCGCCCTTTCAGTTCTCTGCGGATTCTTTTTTGAGAATCACCCGTCGCCCGGCCTTCACGGTACTTTTCTACTCTGATGTCGTACATACTCCAAGACAACGAATATTGGGGGAAATAAACCGTTCATTTCAACCACCTACGAAACCATTTTCGCAAAGGCGGCTTCCCTGTCTCGGGAAGTTCATAGATTTCGCGCACCTCCGATCCTGCCGACCCTCCGCAATACGTCTACTACATTCGGCATGGTGATTGCAGAAAGAGTAGGTAGATTGATATGTGAACAAACCCTGAGGAGAATACGATGCCAAAGCAACTTCATGGAAATCGTCGGCTATGCACCCTCATTGTCCCATTGGGTCTGATCCTTGTGTTCGTAGCGGCGTGTTCCAGTGACAACTACGCCCCCATCACAGGAGCAACGGACCCCAACCTGCCCGCCACGGAATTCCAGTATCCGCCCTTGACTGATGAGGTGCTGGCCAACGGCCCGGCACCGGGATTCAGTTTTTTGCCAATCAACGTGCTTGATCCGTCCGGCTCGCTGGACGCCGGCAATCGCTGTGATTCCATGGCGGATTGTCGGTGGGTGGAACGCAGAAAGGGCAAGAATCTGAAAATTGACCACTTGGTCGAAGTCAAGATCGAGCGGGATCAGCTTCCGCAAGACACCATGGTCACGGTTATCGCACCGGTGGGCTGCTGGGCGGTGATTGACTGCTACCCGCATCCCCTGCAATTCAGCGGCATGGTCGAGATCAAGTGGAAGGTCAACGAACTGAATCTTCCCGATGACTTCGATTACTCGACGCTGGTGCCGTGGTACATCAACGATAACGGCGAATTTGTACCCGTGGAACACGAGTGGCGCGGCAACTACCACGAATTGATTGTTCGAACGAATCACTTCTCGCGATACATTATCGGTCAGAGAGTTGACTGAACTGACTGCCGAATAGAGATGCTTACGGGGCGGCGAGTGGAGGCTCGCCGCTTCCTTTTGTAGTGATCTTTGAGCGGGCGCAACGCCTTGCGCCCCTACAGTTGGACTACTTACATCGGGCGGCCACACCGGGCCGCCCCTACTCCTGAAACGCGTTTTCGTATCCCAGCTCGCGGGCACCGTCATCTTTCGAGATGTAGCCCGCGAGTACTTTTTTGTGCACGGTGTCGAACTCGACGGCGCGGGCCTGCATCCGCGAGAGCAGAAACGGATCCTGATTGGGCGCGAACACGTGCTCG
This window contains:
- a CDS encoding T9SS type A sorting domain-containing protein — encoded protein: MKWLIIAILCVSFCVTAQAQDSWNVDLMGRALTWQWDFSVSVAVQGNYAYVATDHSGLRIVDISNSSQPVERGFYDTPGDAYGVAVAGNYAYVADGTGLRVINVIVPFRPVERGFCGTPGVAYAVAVAGNYAYVVDQNALRVIDVSNPSQPVETGFFDSPGIAWGVAVAGNYAYVADGETGLRIVDISNPSQPVEAGFYNTPGNARGVAVVGSYAYVADGTASLRVIDVSNPTQPVEAGFCNTPSYGVAVVGNYAYVVDGNALRVIDVSNPTQPVETGFYLTPGNPYGVAAVGTFAYLADGNSGLRIVDVSNPAQPEEAGFHDTPGYAYGVAVAGNYAYVADGLARLRIVDISNPALPVEAGFCNTPGYAYGVAVAENYAYVADGPLGLRVIDASNPSQPVETGFYDTPGYAYGVAVAGNYAYVADDVAGLRVINVSNPSQPVETSFYATPGFSRSVAVAGNYAYVADGTSLRVIDISNPSQPIEAGHYDMPGGALGVAVAGNFAYIAAPFTGLRVIDVSNPSQPVELGFFYTPSTAYGVAVVGNYAYVADATAGLRVINVSNPAQPVETGYYDTPGYAYGVAVAGSHAYVADASNLGIYDCSAALGTSESFTAHPSSFVLSTYPNPFNAVTTIAFDLPRAGRVELDVFDITGRWVYRLTDGLYAEGSHTVIWDATGVASGTYLCRLTADSWQGTRKMLLLK